A part of Olleya sp. Bg11-27 genomic DNA contains:
- the tssD gene encoding type VI secretion system tube protein TssD, giving the protein MSFLAKLFIEDEVRNILNVNQVYSRLADVNGRPITKAVGHKLEFAIESTIDDSFFYESMFSQTDQCEGEIVFYKRDGISTLFKMEFANAQILNLAESFNAIDSLPLHMNIAIGWGIMKMKGVTHQEPWNPNNPFIEIEETTRQEEEKEVTRYFVTDTEGNELDEYKIGEKIILNIETKNRIGDSITIHLNDKTHDFKYGGQILENDKLSNYTINSNLEQIELDVINQQ; this is encoded by the coding sequence ATGAGTTTTTTAGCTAAGCTATTTATTGAAGATGAAGTTAGGAATATCCTAAATGTCAACCAAGTATATTCTAGGTTAGCAGATGTTAACGGACGACCTATAACTAAGGCTGTTGGCCATAAATTAGAGTTTGCAATAGAGTCTACAATAGATGATAGTTTTTTTTACGAAAGTATGTTTTCGCAAACCGATCAATGTGAAGGAGAAATTGTGTTTTATAAACGTGATGGTATAAGTACCCTGTTTAAAATGGAATTTGCCAACGCACAAATATTGAATTTAGCTGAATCTTTTAATGCCATAGATAGTCTACCATTACATATGAATATTGCCATTGGTTGGGGAATCATGAAAATGAAAGGTGTAACGCATCAAGAACCTTGGAATCCTAACAATCCATTTATAGAGATTGAAGAAACGACAAGACAAGAGGAAGAAAAAGAAGTCACCCGCTACTTTGTAACGGATACTGAAGGTAATGAGCTTGACGAATATAAAATAGGTGAAAAAATCATTTTAAATATAGAAACCAAAAATCGCATTGGAGATAGTATAACTATTCATTTAAATGATAAAACTCACGATTTTAAATATGGTGGTCAAATTCTTGAAAATGACAAATTAAGTAATTACACTATCAATAGTAATTTAGAACAAATAGAATTAGACGTAATTAATCAACAATAA
- a CDS encoding tetratricopeptide repeat protein: MNKIKYLLCIVLCLYLPQISNAQELNTTSIEAYISVYQTEINTNPEKAQKAVKKWLELSIKQNDVIKEAQAHYALANIGNITGNYKQTIKEAPKAISILKAQHMEMGLPASYNVLALGYKNLGQYPEAMDSFLLCLSYAEKTDDKQQQANAYQNISTLYILQKNYEKAANNLDRAAQIYRALGDDNGVLVTLFNFANILKEQGRYKEAYKHYKTVLDYRIKEGNKASIAYVKINLSQLLVEEGNYEEAIPQLNETLSLLEELKFTSDMAIVLNDLGLCHSKLGHTGQAIAYFERSLKIGKSKSLPQYNSQFYKNLSHLYKDIGNYKQALYYYEKTVLVTEDINAVDKEKYVANLQEQYETELKETRIKLLEKEQKLSEAELEKAALNLEKTALDLDRQRMVRNIFIAGFIILLGVLILLRYLYLQRLKIQRQLTLQKEENARQEINQLVKDHKLSVIEQYQEGQEEERARLSREIHDGIGSDLASIKIGFEHYLESKKFSPQGKRLLQAIEQSCKDVRLLSHQLHPLPFSKIGFSSFLKEALEQLKNTNVFSITSFLYPEDAIDELPEALLADTYRIIQELLNNIIKHAKATEVEVQLTKHAAYLNLVVSDNGSGFKTNNKPGIGIRNIKERVHKRHGEVTIDSSPQHGTSITIDFPL, translated from the coding sequence ATGAATAAAATCAAATACTTATTATGTATTGTCCTTTGCTTATACTTACCCCAAATAAGTAACGCGCAAGAACTAAACACGACTTCAATTGAAGCCTATATTTCTGTATATCAAACAGAAATAAATACAAACCCAGAAAAAGCTCAAAAAGCAGTAAAAAAATGGCTGGAGTTAAGTATCAAGCAAAATGACGTCATAAAAGAAGCACAGGCGCATTATGCTTTAGCTAATATTGGTAACATTACCGGAAATTACAAGCAGACCATAAAAGAAGCTCCCAAAGCAATCTCCATACTAAAAGCACAGCATATGGAAATGGGACTACCTGCGAGTTACAACGTTTTAGCCTTAGGTTATAAAAACTTAGGTCAGTATCCAGAAGCTATGGATAGTTTTCTATTGTGTCTTAGTTATGCCGAAAAAACGGATGACAAACAACAACAGGCAAATGCGTATCAGAACATATCAACTTTATATATTCTACAAAAAAACTATGAAAAGGCAGCCAATAATTTAGATAGAGCTGCTCAAATATACAGAGCATTAGGTGACGATAACGGTGTCTTAGTTACGCTTTTCAATTTTGCTAACATTTTAAAAGAACAAGGACGCTACAAAGAGGCTTATAAACATTATAAAACCGTCTTAGATTACCGTATAAAAGAAGGCAACAAAGCTTCCATCGCCTATGTGAAAATTAACCTTTCACAATTACTAGTCGAAGAAGGTAATTATGAAGAGGCTATCCCACAACTTAACGAAACCTTAAGTTTATTAGAAGAATTAAAATTTACATCAGACATGGCTATTGTCTTAAACGACTTAGGCCTATGTCATTCTAAATTAGGACATACCGGACAAGCTATTGCTTACTTTGAAAGATCTTTAAAAATTGGAAAATCAAAGTCCTTACCCCAATACAATTCTCAATTTTACAAGAACCTTTCCCACTTGTATAAAGACATTGGTAATTACAAACAAGCATTATATTATTACGAAAAAACAGTTTTAGTTACAGAAGATATAAATGCGGTGGATAAAGAAAAATATGTTGCAAATTTACAGGAGCAATATGAAACGGAGCTAAAAGAAACCCGGATTAAACTATTAGAAAAAGAACAAAAACTTAGTGAAGCCGAACTAGAAAAAGCAGCTTTAAATTTAGAGAAGACCGCTCTAGATTTGGATAGACAGCGTATGGTGCGTAATATTTTTATTGCTGGTTTTATAATCTTGTTGGGGGTCTTAATATTGTTACGCTATCTGTATTTGCAGCGTCTAAAAATCCAACGTCAATTAACACTTCAAAAAGAAGAGAATGCAAGACAAGAAATTAACCAGTTAGTAAAAGATCATAAACTATCGGTTATAGAGCAATATCAAGAAGGCCAAGAAGAAGAACGTGCTAGATTATCTAGAGAAATCCATGACGGAATTGGTAGTGACCTAGCCAGTATTAAAATTGGTTTTGAGCATTATTTAGAATCTAAAAAGTTTAGCCCACAAGGAAAACGATTATTACAAGCTATTGAGCAATCTTGTAAAGATGTCCGTTTACTGTCTCATCAATTACATCCGCTACCATTTTCCAAAATTGGTTTTAGTAGCTTTTTAAAAGAAGCTTTAGAGCAACTAAAGAATACGAATGTCTTTTCTATAACCTCTTTTTTATATCCTGAGGACGCTATAGACGAACTTCCGGAAGCACTTTTAGCAGACACCTATCGTATAATCCAAGAGCTACTAAACAATATTATTAAGCACGCCAAGGCTACAGAGGTTGAAGTACAACTAACCAAACACGCAGCCTATTTAAATCTAGTCGTTAGTGATAATGGTTCTGGCTTCAAAACAAATAACAAACCAGGTATTGGTATCAGAAATATTAAAGAACGTGTCCATAAAAGACACGGAGAGGTAACCATAGATAGCTCGCCACAACATGGAACTTCAATAACAATTGATTTTCCTTTATAA
- a CDS encoding response regulator, whose translation MKQINLIIADDHLMFLEGLNTILSEMEEINTIHIATEGKQVLRLLEQFPIDLVISDINMPKMDGLELLTELKKKSNPPKVIILSMLDNHRTIYKVIQKKADGFVPKFTSKAELQKAVKTVIDGEQYFSEAIKHKYMESVFERKKYKDIELSKREKEVLELLSKELTSKEISAKLFISVNTVETHRKNILLKTGSKTTTGAVKYGIESGLFDN comes from the coding sequence ATGAAACAAATAAATCTTATCATAGCAGACGACCATTTAATGTTTTTAGAAGGTCTAAATACCATTTTAAGTGAAATGGAAGAAATTAACACCATACATATCGCTACCGAAGGGAAACAAGTTCTGCGTTTACTAGAGCAGTTTCCTATAGACTTAGTGATTAGTGACATTAATATGCCGAAAATGGATGGTTTAGAACTATTAACCGAACTTAAAAAAAAGAGCAATCCTCCAAAAGTGATTATTTTAAGCATGCTGGATAATCATCGAACCATCTATAAGGTTATTCAAAAAAAAGCAGATGGATTTGTTCCTAAATTTACAAGTAAAGCAGAATTACAAAAAGCAGTAAAAACGGTCATTGATGGCGAACAATATTTTTCTGAAGCCATAAAACACAAATATATGGAGAGTGTTTTTGAAAGAAAAAAATACAAAGATATTGAGCTTTCTAAAAGAGAAAAAGAAGTCCTAGAATTATTATCTAAAGAATTGACGTCTAAAGAGATTTCTGCAAAACTTTTCATATCTGTTAATACCGTAGAAACCCATCGTAAAAACATACTGCTTAAAACAGGATCTAAAACCACAACTGGAGCTGTAAAATATGGTATAGAAAGTGGCTTGTTTGACAACTAA